One genomic region from Mangifera indica cultivar Alphonso chromosome 17, CATAS_Mindica_2.1, whole genome shotgun sequence encodes:
- the LOC123200130 gene encoding protein ALTERED PHOSPHATE STARVATION RESPONSE 1-like: MGCSTSKLDDEEAVQLCKDRKQFIKQALEQRTRFSSGHIAYIQSLKRVSAALCEYVDGDEPRVFLLDSFVTPQLTPVKKISSGFISISPKSIPPAQIESRSNSSLKVNYLRSGGNPAVSVEERPPSPETVRVEAYSPMHQYGYDGFFGMQQSPRSSSFFSYSPNNRPGIPPLSPQNSQWDFFWNPFSSLDSYGYPNQSNLDQTTMEDEIRELRQVREEEGIPDLEEDETEREESESNAHVREKRAETHTHFSRQDVLVEDVHEDEEEEIYSQTDPEHEVEGLQSHGRTNIDISRAQMTGQIEVSKQEMAVADQESKEETPGFTVYVNRRPTSMSEVIKDLEDQFTVICNAANDVSILLEASSTQNSTKSNELTAMKMLNPIALMRSASSHSSSSRFLINSSSSRDEGYESSSDMSEDSCMFSGSHQSTLDRLYAWEKKLYEEVRSGEKIRIAYEKKLQQLRNQDVKGEDPSAVDKTRAAIRDLHTQIKVSMHSVEAVSKRIETLRDEELQPQLVELIQGLAKMWKVMAECHQSQKQTIDEAKLLLAGTPSKLNVKGHSSMRVADCHQLARSAANLETELKNWRTCFESWITSQRSYVHEIAGWLLRCVRCDTDMSKLPFSPRRTSGTLPIFGLCIQWSRFLDAIGEMPVLDGLDFFAAGMGSLYAQQLRDDSHKVPIGSKRFGTGLSDESGGNMEVVEFGQAEDVMTTEKLAEVAIKVLCAGMSVAMSSLTEFAISSANGYTELIDQWDKTKQPQGQGTA; encoded by the exons aTGGGATGTTCTACATCAAAGCTGGATGATGAAGAGGCAGTTCAGCTTTGTAAAGATAGAAAGCAATTCATTAAACAGGCACTAGAGCAAAGAACCCGGTTTTCTTCAGGACACATAGCTTATATCCAATCCTTGAAAAGAGTTTCTGCTGCTCTTTGCGAGTATGTGGATGGTGATGAACCCCGTGTGTTCTTGCTAGATTCATTTGTAACTCCACAATTGACACCAGTGAAGAAAATAAGTTCCGGTTTCATCTCAATTTCACCAAAATCTATTCCACCGGCACAAATCGAGTCACGCTCCAACTCATCTTTGAAGGTGAATTACTTAAGGTCAGGTGGGAACCCAGCAGTTTCAGTTGAAGAAAGGCCTCCATCACCAGAAACAGTCCGAGTTGAAGCTTACTCTCCAATGCACCAGTATGGATATGATGGATTTTTTGGAATGCAACAATCACCGCGAAGTTCTTCATTCTTCTCTTATTCACCCAACAATAGACCCGGTATCCCTCCTCTTTCGCCGCAAAATTCGCAATGGGATTTCTTTTGGAACCCATTTTCATCCTTGGACAGCTATGGTTATCCAAACCAAAGCAATCTTGATCAAACAACCATGGAAGATGAGATCAGAGAACTAAGGCAGGTTCGAGAAGAAGAGGGGATTCCAGACTTGGAGGAAGATGAAACAGAGCGAGAAGAATCTGAGAGTAATGCACATGTAAGAGAGAAAAGAGCTGAAACTCATACACATTTCTCCAGACAAGATGTCCTTGTAGAAGATGTCCATGAGGATGAGGAAGAGGAAATATATAGCCAAACTGATCCAGAGCATGAGGTGGAAGGCTTACAGTCCCACGGAAGAACAAACATAGATATTTCACGGGCTCAAATGACTGGGCAAATTGAAGTCAGTAAACAAGAAATGGCAGTTGCTGATCAAGAGTCGAAGGAAGAGACACCAGGTTTTACTGTTTATGTAAACCGAAGGCCAACAAGCATGTCAGAAGTAATCAAGGACCTTGAAGATCAATTCACGGTTATTTGCAATGCAGCAAATGATGTCTCCATATTGTTAGAGGCTAGCAGCACCCAGAACtcaacaaaatcaaatgaactcacag cCATGAAAATGTTGAATCCAATAGCTTTGATGCGATCTGCTTCATCTCACTCATCTTCatcaagatttttaataaattcttcaAGTTCAAGAGATGAAGGTTATGAAAGCAGCAGCGATATGTCTGAGGACTCCTGCATGTTTTCTGGTAGCCATCAATCAACCTTGGACAGATTGTATGCTTGGGAAAAGAAACTCTATGAGGAAGTCAGG TCTGGAGAAAAGATTCGGATTGCATATGAGAAGAAACTTCAGCAACTTAGAAATCAAGATGTGAAAGGAGAGGACCCCTCTGCTGTGGATAAAACAAGGGCAGCAATTAGAGATTTGCATACCCAAATAAAAGTTTCAATGCACTCTGTTGAAGCTGTTTCAAAGAGGATTGAGACTTTAAGGGATGAAGAGTTGCAGCCTCAACTTGTGGAACTGATACAAGG GCTAGCAAAGATGTGGAAAGTCATGGCAGAGTGTCACCAATCACAAAAGCAAACCATAGACGAAGCCAAACTCTTACTAGCAGGTACACCTTCAAAACTGAATGTGAAGGGGCACTCATCCATGCGAGTTGCTGATTGTCACCAGTTGGCCAGATCAGCTGCCAATCTTGAAACAGAGCTGAAGAATTGGAGAACCTGTTTTGAGTCATGGATCACTTCTCAACGATCCTATGTCCATGAAATAGCTGGCTGGCTCCTGCGTTGTGTGAGGTGTGACACAGATATGTCAAAATTGCCATTTTCTCCTCGACGCACCAGTGGAACCCTTCCAATATTTGGACTTTGCATCCAATGGTCAAGGTTTCTTGATGCTATTGGAGAGATGCCCGTGCTTGATGGATTAGATTTTTTTGCAGCTGGGATGGGTTCTCTTTACGCCCAGCAGCTAAGAGATGATTCTCATAAGGTCCCTATCGGGTCAAAGAGATTTGGAACTGGGTTATCAGATGAATCTGGTGGGAACATGGAAGTGGTGGAGTTTGGACAAGCAGAAGATGTTATGACTACAGAGAAACTCGCAGAAGTTGCTATAAAGGTACTTTGTGCCGGAATGTCAGTTGCAATGAGCTCACTGACAGAGTTTGCTATCAGTTCTGCTAACGGATACACAGAACTCATTGATCAATGGGATAAGACCAAGCAACCACAAGGTCAGGGGACAGCAtag